The Candidatus Limnocylindrales bacterium genome has a segment encoding these proteins:
- the miaA gene encoding tRNA (adenosine(37)-N6)-dimethylallyltransferase MiaA, with protein MFLIVLVGPTGVGKTEVALELAQRLKTEIISADSRQVYKYMDVGTAKPTRSQQELVRHYLIDLIEPDQIYSAADYARDAGQVIQQFHTRGQIPLLVGGTGLYIRAVTEGIFEGPGADPDFRQEMERLAGLYGSDYLHCKLQRIDPETALRLHAHDLVRIIRALEVYHLTGKPLSYHHKQSSWGHLRYPTCFLGLTRPREELYHRINRRVEAMIAQGFVEEVKTLLEKGYQPSLHAMQSLGYKQMTEFILKGGSLDKTVLDIQKETRHYAKRQLTWFRQNPRITWLHLLESQAPSEVIQQCLRLIKAFYSKVKPKDFKNSISN; from the coding sequence GTGTTTCTCATCGTTTTAGTAGGACCTACCGGAGTAGGTAAAACTGAAGTTGCTCTAGAACTGGCCCAACGGCTGAAGACAGAAATTATAAGTGCAGATTCCAGACAGGTTTATAAATACATGGATGTCGGTACGGCTAAACCTACCCGAAGCCAACAGGAGCTGGTTCGGCATTATCTGATCGATCTGATAGAACCAGATCAGATTTATTCTGCCGCAGATTATGCCCGGGATGCCGGGCAGGTGATACAGCAATTCCATACCCGTGGACAAATCCCCCTGTTGGTGGGTGGAACCGGCCTATATATTCGTGCGGTTACGGAAGGAATTTTTGAAGGGCCGGGGGCGGACCCAGATTTTCGTCAGGAAATGGAACGGTTGGCCGGTCTTTATGGAAGTGATTATTTACACTGCAAACTCCAAAGGATAGATCCCGAGACGGCCTTACGCCTCCATGCCCATGACCTGGTTCGAATTATTCGGGCATTGGAGGTTTATCATCTCACCGGTAAACCCCTTTCCTATCATCATAAACAGAGTTCGTGGGGACACCTCCGCTATCCGACTTGCTTTCTGGGTCTGACCCGACCCCGGGAAGAGCTCTACCACCGAATCAACCGTCGGGTAGAAGCTATGATCGCACAAGGTTTTGTTGAGGAAGTTAAGACGCTCTTAGAAAAAGGTTATCAGCCAAGCCTGCATGCGATGCAATCGCTGGGCTATAAACAGATGACTGAATTCATCTTAAAAGGAGGGAGTTTGGATAAAACCGTTCTAGACATTCAAAAAGAAACCCGTCACTATGCGAAACGACAACTTACCTGGTTTCGACAAAACCCCCGAATTACTTGGCTCCATCTTTTAGAATCCCAAGCCCCTTCAGAGGTTATACAGCAGTGTCTCAGGCTTATAAAGGCTTTCTACTCCAAAGTCAAGCCTAAAGACTTTAAAAACTCAATATCCAATTGA
- a CDS encoding transglycosylase SLT domain-containing protein, whose protein sequence is MRQSLEILFFVVTVTMVFVVLLTPKTLSPFQQNVEPSLNSLSSLDKNRTLFIQGVSYFDRGEYEKAWKSFETLKGQYKELEEYVLFYLAQTLNRLEKYEEALSIYQYLDKVYPEFPLLYEVRQAEAEILLRKQRYGEAAQLLGELVKVPSVVNKAELYYKLGQSLEGLQSWKEAVEAYQQLILYYPNHEDTWEAERRMNGILKEKGLSPPLLTEQMLYDGARAAFTAKVYQKAIDLYRILLAQYPQSPFRIEASFELAEAYNKAGKKVESINLLNNLIRDSKDENVIARALYEMGNLHSHKEALLRILTGYSKSMWADKALYLLGQLSEKQGKLLEAATWYTRIREQYPDSSLAEDALWRAGWDYYQLGQYSRADSLFSTIIQTFRDYKDEALYWKGRSAEKQNKIEEALVNYRELIDHHEESYYAVLAEMRLKKLKADPENQQPETKKENQRPDAYEGEALDLFTTNKWQTFLNTLKGRIEETTYNRTWSHLPKALELSQVYLTPYASREIQYLLEGFKPQTPSQEDLLFKYLMGRAYCEVKDYLACIKLVMQIKEDLKQLQIQNFPYRLEKLKYPLAYEKEIQKYSEKYRLDPFLVAGLIRQESGYNVKSLSPSNAMGLMQIIPPTGKYIAEQVNFRGFHPDLLYEPETNIAFGTWYLAYLLNRFNGNLFKAVAGYNAGPGAIERWWKDFERLDSDEIVENIPFRETRNYVKLVLRNWNVYRRIYGSTKP, encoded by the coding sequence ATGAGACAATCCCTGGAAATTCTTTTTTTTGTGGTTACGGTTACCATGGTTTTTGTGGTTTTACTGACACCCAAAACCCTTTCTCCCTTTCAGCAGAATGTTGAACCATCCCTGAATTCTTTAAGTTCCCTGGATAAAAATAGAACCCTTTTTATCCAGGGCGTCTCTTATTTTGATCGAGGGGAATATGAAAAAGCCTGGAAAAGTTTTGAAACTTTGAAAGGCCAATATAAAGAACTTGAAGAGTATGTTTTGTTTTACCTGGCTCAAACCCTTAACCGCCTGGAGAAATATGAAGAAGCCCTCTCGATTTATCAATACCTCGATAAAGTATACCCAGAATTTCCTCTGCTTTATGAGGTTCGGCAAGCAGAGGCTGAGATTTTGCTCCGCAAGCAAAGATATGGGGAAGCTGCCCAATTACTTGGGGAACTGGTGAAGGTTCCCTCTGTGGTAAATAAGGCAGAACTTTACTACAAGCTGGGACAATCCTTAGAAGGGCTACAGAGCTGGAAAGAAGCCGTTGAAGCTTATCAACAACTCATTCTTTATTATCCTAATCATGAGGATACCTGGGAGGCAGAAAGAAGGATGAATGGAATTCTTAAGGAGAAGGGACTGTCTCCACCTCTTTTGACCGAGCAGATGCTTTATGACGGTGCCAGGGCTGCCTTTACAGCCAAAGTTTATCAAAAAGCCATCGATTTATACCGTATCCTTCTAGCCCAATACCCCCAGAGTCCCTTTCGTATAGAGGCTTCCTTTGAATTAGCAGAGGCTTATAACAAAGCCGGAAAGAAAGTGGAGAGTATTAACCTCTTAAATAATCTGATAAGGGATTCTAAGGATGAAAATGTTATTGCCCGAGCGCTTTATGAAATGGGGAATTTACACAGTCATAAAGAAGCCCTTTTGAGGATCCTTACCGGATATTCCAAAAGTATGTGGGCAGATAAAGCCCTTTACCTGCTGGGTCAGCTCAGCGAAAAGCAAGGGAAACTTCTAGAGGCTGCAACCTGGTATACCAGAATACGAGAGCAATATCCCGATAGCTCACTGGCAGAAGATGCCCTCTGGCGTGCTGGATGGGATTACTACCAGCTTGGTCAATATTCCAGAGCAGACAGTCTATTCTCAACGATTATTCAAACTTTTCGGGATTACAAAGACGAGGCCCTTTACTGGAAAGGGCGATCTGCGGAAAAACAGAACAAAATAGAGGAGGCCCTGGTAAACTATCGGGAGCTCATAGATCATCATGAAGAATCTTATTATGCAGTTCTGGCCGAGATGAGGTTAAAAAAGTTAAAGGCAGATCCGGAGAATCAACAGCCGGAAACGAAGAAAGAAAATCAACGGCCAGATGCCTATGAGGGGGAAGCTTTGGATCTTTTCACAACAAATAAATGGCAGACCTTTTTGAATACCCTGAAGGGTAGAATAGAGGAAACTACTTATAATCGGACGTGGAGTCATCTTCCCAAAGCCCTCGAGCTAAGTCAGGTTTACTTAACGCCTTATGCATCCAGGGAAATTCAGTATCTCCTGGAAGGATTCAAACCCCAAACCCCTTCCCAAGAAGATTTACTTTTTAAATATCTCATGGGTCGGGCCTATTGTGAAGTCAAAGACTACCTAGCTTGTATCAAATTGGTTATGCAAATTAAAGAGGATCTCAAACAACTCCAGATCCAAAACTTTCCGTATAGGTTGGAGAAGTTAAAATATCCTTTAGCATACGAGAAAGAAATTCAGAAATATTCAGAAAAGTATCGGTTAGATCCTTTCCTGGTAGCAGGTCTAATCAGACAGGAAAGCGGATACAATGTTAAATCCCTTTCTCCTTCCAACGCGATGGGCCTTATGCAAATTATTCCTCCCACCGGGAAGTATATTGCAGAACAGGTCAATTTTAGAGGATTCCACCCGGACCTTTTATACGAGCCGGAGACCAATATTGCCTTTGGAACCTGGTACTTAGCCTATCTGCTGAATCGATTTAACGGAAACCTTTTTAAGGCTGTGGCCGGTTATAATGCAGGACCCGGGGCTATAGAAAGATGGTGGAAGGATTTTGAACGCCTGGATTCCGATGAAATAGTAGAAAATATCCCTTTTCGCGAGACTCGAAATTATGTCAAACTGGTCTTAAGGAACTGGAATGTTTATCGAAGGATTTATGGAAGCACGAAACCTTAA